TTTCGCTAGTTCTAAGGCTCCTTTGAGAAGGAAAGGGAAGTCCACCCTGTCATTTTAAGGAGTAAGTTAATTATTTTATTTGTTCGAAAAAAGAATGCAAGTGTTTTTTCCAGTTTGGGTCCAGATGGCTTAAGATCCTTTCCTTTTGTTCTTCCGCATCCTTACGTCCTGTTTCGAATGCATGCTTCACAAGGTTCGGATTCGTATAGTCAAAGCCTTGCTCTATAAATGGCCCATCCGGAGAAACAAGCAATGTATCCGATAAGACCGAGGCAGATTTTCCTATTAAGGTAGTAGGTTCATAAAAAACTCCTATCTTAGGTAGGTCGGGGGAGAAGTCTTCGATCAATAAATTATTAGTTAGGCCCCCATCTAAATAATAATTCCCATTAAAACTTTGAAGAGGCAAAACTGGGAATGCGGAGCAAGAGTTCATTACGATCTGTGTGATCGTTTCCGGGTCGGTCAGGTCCTTCTCTGTAAAAACTTTTTCTCTCCAGCCCCAATCTTTCATCTTTTGTAATACTTCAAAAGGTTGTTCTCCCTTTCTTCTTAAGGTTTCGTCCTTAAAATAAGCTCGGATGATAGAAGCGGCCTTTGCAAAAAGTATTCTTTGTATAGGTTGGCCTTTTTTGTTTTTGTCCAAACTTTCATTCGGGATCTCTACTGTATGGATCCTGATCTTTGCGGACTTGGAGATGAGCTTAGAAAACCGAAGACAATATTCTACAGTCCTTCTTGCGATACCATGATGAGGGAAGGGCGCGCTGA
The sequence above is drawn from the Leptospira saintgironsiae genome and encodes:
- a CDS encoding patatin-like phospholipase family protein codes for the protein MNPLFSLETKLKNGIRTAWQELGTKKEIALAIAGGGIKAFYGLGFAYTLRTWGLKIKEVSGVSAGAAMAISTLSETEEDSSNYFQELTKRNPKNFYWNRLLRISAPFPHHGIARRTVEYCLRFSKLISKSAKIRIHTVEIPNESLDKNKKGQPIQRILFAKAASIIRAYFKDETLRRKGEQPFEVLQKMKDWGWREKVFTEKDLTDPETITQIVMNSCSAFPVLPLQSFNGNYYLDGGLTNNLLIEDFSPDLPKIGVFYEPTTLIGKSASVLSDTLLVSPDGPFIEQGFDYTNPNLVKHAFETGRKDAEEQKERILSHLDPNWKKHLHSFFEQIK